The following proteins are co-located in the Carassius gibelio isolate Cgi1373 ecotype wild population from Czech Republic chromosome A9, carGib1.2-hapl.c, whole genome shotgun sequence genome:
- the b3galt1b gene encoding beta-1,3-galactosyltransferase 1: protein MPSKVSCLYVLTVVCWASALWYLSISRPTSSYVSQLSVPAHKTVKAVKSNSTTTFSNIRTRPLNPHAFDFIINEPKKCEINVPFLVILITTTHKEFDARQAIRETWGDESTFSDLSIITLFLLGRSTDAVLNQMVEQESEIFHDIIVEDFIDSYHNLTLKTLMGMRWVATFCNQAKYVMKTDSDIFVNMDNLVYKLLKPATKPRRRYFTGYVINGGPIRDMRSKWYMPRDLYPESKYPPFCSGTGYVFSADVAELIYKTSLHTRLLHLEDVYVGVCLRKLGIHPYQNSGFNHWKMAYSLCRYRRVITVHQISPEEMHRIWNDMTSKKHLKC, encoded by the coding sequence ATGCCTTCAAAAGTATCATGCCTCTACGTGTTGACAGTCGTTTGCTGGGCCAGCGCTCTGTGGTACCTAAGTATATCCCGTCCCACATCGTCCTACGTGAGCCAACTGTCCGTCCCGGCACATAAAACGGTGAAAGCAGTCAAGAGCAACTCCACCACAACCTTCAGCAACATCCGCACACGTCCACTGAACCCCCACGCCTTCGATTTTATCATCAATGAGCCCAAGAAATGCGAAATCAATGTGCCCTTCCTCGTCATCCTCATCACGACCACACACAAAGAGTTTGACGCCCGCCAAGCCATCAGGGAAACATGGGGCGATGAAAGCACCTTCAGCGACCTTAGCATCATTACACTGTTTCTTCTGGGACGCAGTACAGATGCGGTGCTCAACCAGATGGTGGAGCAAGAGAGCGAGATCTTTCACGACATCATAGTTGAGGACTTCATCGACTCGTACCACAATCTTACTCTCAAAACGCTGATGGGAATGCGCTGGGTGGCCACTTTCTGCAACCAAGCCAAGTATGTGATGAAAACGGACAGTGATATCTTTGTGAACATGGACAACTTGGTGTATAAGCTCTTGAAGCCAGCCACCAAACCCCGACGGAGGTACTTCACGGGATACGTCATCAACGGCGGACCCATTCGGGACATGCGCAGCAAGTGGTACATGCCCAGAGACCTTTACCCTGAGAGCAAGTACCCGCCATTTTGCTCTGGCACTGGGTATGTGTTCTCGGCGGACGTTGCGGAGCTCATTTACAAGACGTCCTTGCACACCAGACTCTTGCATCTGGAGGACGTATACGTCGGGGTGTGTTTAAGGAAGCTGGGCATTCATCCGTATCAGAACAGTGGCTTCAATCACTGGAAAATGGCCTACAGTCTTTGCAGGTACCGTCGAGTCATTACCGTACACCAGATCTCCCCTGAGGAGATGCATCGTATCTGGAATGACATGACCAGCAAGAAGCATCTCAAGTGTTAG